The following coding sequences lie in one Cyanobacterium sp. Dongsha4 genomic window:
- a CDS encoding CoB--CoM heterodisulfide reductase iron-sulfur subunit B family protein, translating into MLRYAYFPGCVAQGACSELHQSTIAISQALDIELIELKKAACCGSGTYKEDSQLLEDTVNARNIALAESLNLPLLTHCSTCQGVIGHVDERLKEAKENDVEYFNQVNGFLKKENCSPYQGTTEVKHILWALIGDYGLDALQEKVVKSLKGLKCAAFYGCYLLRAQKHLPFDNPFNPQSLEQVFSVLGATPIFYEGRIKCCGWPLSSYATEQSFKMAGKNLLDAINNGADCIVTPCPLCHLNLDSRQPEVAQVIQQKLDLPILHLPQLVGLALGIEPEKLGLNNHVVSTAKVLHLLGY; encoded by the coding sequence ATGCTTCGCTATGCTTATTTTCCCGGATGTGTTGCTCAAGGGGCTTGTAGTGAGTTACACCAATCGACAATAGCCATCTCTCAGGCTTTAGATATTGAATTAATCGAATTAAAAAAAGCGGCTTGTTGTGGTTCTGGAACTTATAAAGAAGACTCACAGTTGTTAGAAGACACCGTAAATGCAAGAAATATCGCCCTTGCAGAATCGTTGAATCTACCTTTACTAACCCACTGTAGCACTTGTCAGGGAGTAATTGGTCATGTGGATGAGAGATTAAAAGAAGCAAAAGAAAATGATGTGGAATATTTTAACCAAGTCAATGGTTTTTTAAAGAAAGAAAATTGCTCACCCTATCAAGGCACAACAGAAGTAAAACATATTTTATGGGCTTTAATTGGTGATTATGGTTTAGATGCACTACAGGAAAAAGTTGTCAAATCTCTTAAAGGTTTAAAGTGTGCCGCTTTTTATGGTTGTTACTTATTAAGGGCGCAAAAACATCTTCCTTTTGATAATCCTTTCAATCCTCAATCATTAGAACAAGTATTTTCAGTATTAGGGGCAACTCCTATATTTTATGAGGGTAGAATCAAATGTTGTGGTTGGCCTCTTTCTAGCTATGCAACAGAACAATCTTTTAAAATGGCAGGAAAGAATCTTTTGGATGCAATCAACAATGGTGCAGACTGTATTGTAACTCCTTGCCCTTTATGTCACCTTAATCTCGATTCTCGTCAACCAGAAGTTGCACAAGTTATACAACAAAAATTAGATTTACCGATTTTACATTTACCCCAATTAGTTGGTTTAGCCTTGGGTATTGAACCTGAAAAATTGGGTCTGAATAATCATGTAGTTTCCACCGCAAAAGTTTTACATTTATTGGGTTATTAA